The Opitutaceae bacterium genome has a window encoding:
- a CDS encoding TRAP transporter large permease subunit yields the protein MSSLVLTSGSSGAAGREWIGWRRFLTFGENLALVAVLLALVVLPLLEMVLRRFDSGVSGSISFVQKFALVVGMIGGAIAARENRLLSLSTFTTFLKGRAQSVARFFSYSFSAVLCAFLGFGSLQFVLSERLAGGVIAYGIPIWIFQLIMPVGFAAIAGSLIWHSAQSWKGRSVGLLSALAVVVSVMVLPLEPARMVLPALIGLLVATFLGAPIFAVLGGVALILLWGAELPISSIAIKHHSLVDQPLLPTLPLFTLAGYFLAEGGASRRLVAVFQGWFGHLRGGPVVASVLVCAFFTSFTGASGVTILALGGLLLPVLMRSGLTERRALGILTGSGSLGMLFPPCVPLIVYAMVAGIISANLGVPVDISIEKMFLGGIGPGVLMVVLAAGLGCLQSPAIKVERPKFDLRSAWAALWEAKWELMLPVVALVPFFTGLAVPIEAAALTAFYALFIETFVYRDLRVFRDLPRVMTECGLLIGGVLLILGVAMGLSYYLTFEMIPDQAVDWVQANIHSKLVFLLVLNVFLLLVGCLMDVFSAIVVVVPLILPMGLAFGIDPVHLGIIFLANLELGYLTPPVGMNLFLSSYRFDKPVLQVARSVIPILLVLLAGVLVITYFPALTTFLPGLLD from the coding sequence ATGAGCTCGCTGGTGCTGACGTCGGGGAGTAGCGGAGCCGCCGGCCGCGAGTGGATCGGGTGGCGTCGGTTTCTGACTTTCGGCGAGAACCTTGCCCTGGTGGCCGTCTTGCTGGCGCTGGTGGTCCTCCCTTTGCTGGAAATGGTGCTTCGCCGGTTTGATTCCGGCGTTTCCGGCTCGATCTCGTTTGTGCAGAAATTCGCTCTGGTCGTGGGGATGATCGGCGGAGCGATCGCCGCGAGAGAAAACCGGCTGCTTTCGCTGTCCACCTTCACCACCTTCCTGAAAGGCAGGGCGCAGTCCGTTGCCCGTTTCTTCAGCTACTCGTTTTCGGCGGTTCTCTGCGCTTTTCTGGGATTCGGGAGCCTCCAGTTTGTCTTGAGCGAGCGATTGGCCGGTGGAGTCATCGCCTACGGCATCCCGATCTGGATCTTTCAACTGATCATGCCGGTGGGGTTTGCGGCGATCGCCGGCAGCCTGATCTGGCACTCGGCGCAAAGCTGGAAGGGGCGAAGTGTCGGGCTGTTGTCTGCCCTGGCCGTGGTCGTGTCGGTCATGGTGCTGCCACTTGAGCCGGCCCGGATGGTCTTGCCCGCCCTGATCGGGTTGTTGGTGGCGACGTTCCTGGGGGCGCCCATTTTCGCTGTTCTGGGAGGAGTTGCCCTGATTCTTCTCTGGGGTGCCGAATTGCCGATCTCGTCGATCGCGATCAAGCACCACTCCCTGGTTGATCAACCCCTGCTCCCGACTCTTCCTCTTTTTACTCTGGCAGGCTACTTCTTGGCGGAAGGCGGTGCCTCCCGTCGGCTGGTGGCGGTCTTTCAGGGTTGGTTCGGACACCTGCGCGGCGGCCCGGTTGTCGCATCGGTTCTGGTCTGCGCATTCTTTACCTCGTTCACCGGTGCTTCGGGGGTGACGATCCTTGCTCTGGGCGGGCTCCTCCTGCCGGTGCTCATGCGGTCGGGCCTGACGGAGCGGCGAGCGTTGGGGATTCTGACCGGCTCCGGTTCGCTCGGCATGCTCTTTCCCCCCTGCGTGCCTCTGATCGTCTACGCGATGGTGGCGGGAATCATCTCGGCAAATCTCGGGGTGCCTGTCGACATCAGCATCGAGAAGATGTTTCTCGGTGGGATCGGGCCGGGAGTGTTGATGGTCGTTCTGGCAGCCGGATTGGGTTGTCTTCAGTCGCCTGCGATCAAGGTTGAGCGACCGAAGTTCGATCTGAGATCGGCCTGGGCGGCGCTGTGGGAAGCCAAGTGGGAATTGATGCTGCCGGTCGTCGCGCTCGTGCCCTTCTTCACGGGGCTGGCCGTCCCGATCGAGGCGGCGGCGCTCACCGCCTTCTATGCCCTGTTCATCGAGACGTTCGTCTATCGCGACCTCCGTGTGTTCCGCGATCTTCCCCGGGTCATGACGGAATGTGGACTCCTGATCGGAGGCGTCCTGCTCATCCTCGGTGTGGCCATGGGGCTGAGTTATTACCTGACCTTTGAGATGATCCCGGATCAGGCGGTCGACTGGGTACAGGCCAACATACACTCGAAGCTGGTCTTCCTGCTGGTCCTGAATGTCTTCCTTCTCCTCGTCGGCTGTCTCATGGATGTCTTTTCTGCGATCGTCGTGGTGGTGCCGCTCATTCTGCCGATGGGCCTGGCCTTTGGAATCGATCCGGTTCACCTCGGCATCATCTTTCTGGCGAACCTCGAGCTTGGCTACCTGACCCCGCCGGTGGGCATGAACCTCTTCCTTTCATCCTACCGTTTTGACAAGCCGGTGCTTCAGGTTGCCCGGTCCGTCATCCCGATCCTGCTTGTCCTCCTGGCCGGGGTCCTCGTGATCACCTATTTTCCGGCGCTCACCACTTTCCTGCCGGGGCTGCTGGACTGA
- the dctP gene encoding TRAP transporter substrate-binding protein DctP has protein sequence MKDKRLFLTGLVRFGLLSAGVLASALILSAADRQKVNLGTLAPRGSIYHQALQSMGEQWREAPGVEVLLNIHTDGRLGGEADMVRLMRNGTLQAGLFTAVGLSEIEPGVAGLQSFPMAFRDLAEVDYINEKLGPMLEERLAARGFVVLFWLDAGWVRYFSTVPLAGPEDMKRMKTFVWAGNPDQVDMMRKAGYKPVALETADIGSALRTGLIEVVPSPPIFALATQIYRPAPHMLELNWAPLVGAAIVRKDVWDGLAPEARDYLRSVAKESGLKIKARSRQESSEAVAAMQERGLVVHAVSPEMETQWRAAAEVLYPEIRGTLVPADIFDEVLRLLKDYREGSAIR, from the coding sequence ATGAAAGACAAACGACTGTTTCTAACGGGGTTGGTGCGCTTTGGCCTTTTGTCGGCCGGTGTCCTTGCCTCCGCCCTGATCCTCTCGGCGGCCGACCGGCAAAAAGTCAATCTCGGGACCCTGGCTCCGCGGGGTTCCATCTATCATCAGGCGCTTCAATCGATGGGCGAGCAATGGCGCGAGGCCCCCGGTGTGGAGGTGCTGTTGAACATCCACACGGATGGGAGGCTGGGCGGGGAGGCCGACATGGTGCGTCTGATGCGCAACGGCACCCTGCAGGCGGGACTCTTCACCGCGGTGGGTCTGTCCGAGATCGAGCCGGGAGTAGCCGGACTCCAGAGCTTTCCGATGGCCTTCCGCGATCTCGCCGAAGTGGATTACATCAACGAGAAGCTGGGCCCGATGCTGGAGGAGCGTCTCGCGGCCAGGGGTTTCGTGGTGCTTTTCTGGCTGGACGCGGGCTGGGTGCGTTACTTTTCGACCGTGCCGCTGGCCGGCCCGGAAGACATGAAGCGGATGAAGACGTTTGTCTGGGCGGGAAACCCCGACCAGGTCGACATGATGAGGAAGGCCGGCTACAAGCCGGTCGCCCTGGAGACGGCCGATATCGGCAGCGCTTTGCGCACCGGTCTGATCGAGGTGGTGCCCTCGCCGCCGATTTTCGCCCTTGCGACCCAGATCTATCGCCCGGCGCCGCACATGCTGGAGTTGAATTGGGCGCCGCTGGTCGGTGCGGCCATTGTCCGCAAGGATGTCTGGGACGGCCTCGCGCCCGAGGCACGGGACTATCTCCGGAGCGTGGCCAAGGAATCCGGTTTGAAGATCAAAGCCCGGAGCCGTCAGGAGAGCAGTGAAGCAGTCGCGGCGATGCAGGAACGGGGTTTGGTGGTCCATGCGGTGTCGCCGGAAATGGAGACGCAGTGGCGGGCGGCGGCCGAGGTCCTGTATCCCGAGATCCGGGGAACCCTCGTCCCTGCAGATATTTTCGATGAGGTCCTTCGGCTCCTGAAGGACTACCGGGAGGGTTCTGCGATCCGATGA
- a CDS encoding cytochrome P450 has translation MSSCPHDPFERARMEKGVLAADLDGDTIPMILRHKDVREASRNWKVFSSDAPFRVPIPSEEKNRSVRQLPIETDPPEHTEWRAIVEPFFRRPKDPDFIEKMSHLIGRLVQETCRRDRIEVVRDFALPLQSRALTHLLNVPESEAEIWIGWAVHVFRDGEDGEPRGMELEDYIHAQIDRAAAHPGDDFFSALTRAEYRGRRLSRDEMVGFANLTFAGGRDTIINTVAWIVAYVAEHPEALAALRDDPRLIVSASEEFVRVISPLTHIGRVCPVDTEVHGLKVKAGERVSLCWASANFDESVFDAPQEIRLDRRPNAHMAYGSGPHLCLGAFHARLIIRTLLQTLCDRVGSVTILDFEERAPSEADFQRSVGYESLTVRMTGR, from the coding sequence ATGTCGTCCTGCCCCCACGATCCTTTTGAAAGGGCCCGTATGGAGAAGGGCGTGCTCGCCGCTGATCTGGACGGTGACACCATCCCGATGATCCTCAGGCACAAGGACGTCCGCGAGGCTTCCCGAAACTGGAAAGTCTTCAGCTCGGATGCGCCTTTCCGCGTGCCCATCCCCTCGGAGGAAAAGAACCGCAGTGTCCGGCAGTTGCCGATTGAGACCGATCCTCCGGAACACACGGAGTGGCGCGCAATCGTCGAACCGTTTTTCCGCCGACCCAAGGATCCGGACTTCATTGAAAAGATGAGTCACCTGATCGGTCGGCTTGTGCAGGAAACCTGCAGACGAGACCGCATCGAGGTGGTTCGCGATTTTGCATTGCCGCTCCAATCGCGCGCCCTGACTCATCTTCTAAATGTGCCCGAATCGGAGGCCGAGATCTGGATTGGCTGGGCTGTGCACGTTTTCCGTGACGGTGAAGACGGTGAACCGAGAGGGATGGAACTGGAGGACTATATCCACGCGCAAATCGACCGGGCGGCGGCCCATCCCGGCGACGATTTCTTCAGTGCATTGACCCGTGCCGAATATCGCGGGCGCCGCTTGAGCCGGGACGAAATGGTCGGGTTTGCCAATCTCACGTTTGCCGGCGGCCGCGATACCATCATCAATACGGTCGCCTGGATTGTTGCCTACGTGGCGGAGCATCCGGAGGCGCTGGCTGCTTTGCGGGACGATCCCAGGTTGATTGTGTCGGCCTCGGAGGAGTTTGTGCGCGTCATTTCCCCCCTCACGCATATCGGCCGGGTTTGCCCGGTTGATACGGAGGTGCACGGTTTGAAAGTGAAGGCGGGAGAGCGCGTCTCGCTCTGCTGGGCGTCGGCCAACTTTGACGAATCCGTTTTTGACGCTCCCCAAGAGATACGCCTCGACCGCCGGCCCAATGCGCACATGGCATATGGCAGCGGGCCGCATCTTTGCCTCGGGGCATTCCACGCCCGTCTGATCATCCGCACGCTATTGCAGACGCTCTGCGACCGGGTCGGCTCGGTGACGATCCTGGATTTCGAGGAACGCGCGCCGAGCGAGGCGGACTTTCAGCGCAGTGTCGGTTATGAGTCACTGACCGTCCGGATGACCGGGCGCTAG
- the ppdK gene encoding pyruvate, phosphate dikinase, giving the protein MPSKARTKTARKPARKAAGKTAKAHKYVYLFGKKTDGNGTMKPLLGGKGANLAEMTRIGLPVPAGFTITTEVCTYYYENKRTYPAVLQSQIVAGIQSMEKQSGRKFGDLKKPLLVAVRSGARDSMPGMMDTILNLGLNDETVLALAAQSQNERFAWDCYRRFIQMYGDVVMGVQKRPNEDHEPFEAVIEAYKAELFPGREHVEDNDLDGEQVKGLVARFKDLVKSRTGKEFPTDPWKQLDGAVSAVFGSWMNDRAIVYRRKYGIPHEWGTAVNVQTMVFGNTGSNSGSGVAFTRDPATGEKVFYGEFLINAQGEDVVAGVRTPQPVAELKKLMPGPFKELEAVRRKLEGHFKDVQDFEFTIEEGVLYMLQTRNGKRTGLAAVRFAVEMAKERLITWEQAVKRVPADQLDQVLAPVFDAKAIKNAKLIAKGLPAGPGAATGRIYFTAERAVLAAEKNEKVLLVRVETSPEDLRGMIAAEGILTARGGVSSHAALVARQMGKVCVCGAADLQINYATKTLTVGDQTFKQGDFISIDGTSGSVYAGELATAPSEIVQVLINKSLKPARSRSYQDFASLMKWCEKATRMSVRANADSPEQVANAVAFGAKGVGLCRTEHMFFEGDRIDAMREMILAETTDARKAALAKLLPYQREDFVGMFKELKGLPATIRFLDPPLHEFLPHEGGLINGLANKLGVSSETISKRVAELHEFNPMLGHRGCRLGIVYPEISEMQARAVFEAAAIVMKKKIKVKPEIMIPLVGFPKELQAQLEVVHRVAAEVSKEKKVKLTYLVGTMIEIPRATLVADEIAKDAQFFSFGTNDLTQTTLGMSRDDSGSFLPFYQDKEIVASNPFASIDQSGVGRLMEFAVKGGRSTRKDIKLGICGEHGGDPSSVKFCDRLGLDYVSCSPFRVPVARLAAAQAALAAKAK; this is encoded by the coding sequence ATGCCATCGAAAGCACGCACCAAGACCGCCCGCAAGCCGGCCCGCAAAGCCGCCGGCAAGACGGCCAAAGCCCATAAATACGTCTACCTCTTCGGCAAGAAGACCGACGGAAATGGCACCATGAAACCGCTCCTCGGCGGCAAGGGAGCCAACCTCGCGGAGATGACCCGGATCGGGCTTCCCGTTCCGGCCGGCTTCACCATTACGACTGAAGTCTGCACCTACTATTACGAAAATAAGCGGACCTACCCCGCTGTCCTTCAGAGCCAGATCGTGGCCGGCATCCAGTCGATGGAGAAGCAGTCCGGGCGGAAATTCGGCGACCTGAAGAAGCCTCTCCTGGTGGCCGTCCGCTCCGGGGCCCGCGACTCCATGCCGGGCATGATGGACACGATTCTCAATCTCGGCCTCAACGACGAAACCGTCCTGGCCCTCGCCGCTCAGTCCCAGAACGAGCGTTTTGCCTGGGACTGCTACCGCCGTTTCATCCAGATGTACGGCGACGTCGTCATGGGCGTCCAGAAACGCCCGAACGAGGATCACGAACCGTTCGAAGCGGTCATCGAGGCCTACAAAGCGGAGCTCTTCCCGGGTCGCGAACACGTTGAGGACAACGATCTCGACGGCGAGCAGGTCAAGGGCCTGGTCGCCCGCTTCAAGGACCTCGTCAAGTCGCGCACCGGCAAGGAATTCCCGACCGATCCCTGGAAGCAGCTGGATGGCGCCGTATCCGCCGTTTTCGGGTCCTGGATGAATGACCGCGCCATCGTCTACCGGCGCAAGTACGGCATCCCCCACGAGTGGGGCACCGCCGTCAACGTCCAGACCATGGTCTTCGGCAATACCGGATCCAATTCCGGCTCCGGCGTCGCCTTCACCCGCGATCCCGCAACCGGCGAGAAGGTCTTCTATGGTGAATTCCTGATCAATGCCCAGGGCGAGGATGTCGTCGCCGGTGTCCGCACCCCCCAGCCCGTGGCCGAGCTCAAGAAGCTCATGCCCGGACCCTTCAAGGAACTCGAGGCGGTCCGCAGGAAGCTCGAAGGTCACTTCAAGGATGTCCAGGACTTCGAGTTCACCATCGAGGAAGGTGTCCTCTACATGCTCCAGACCCGCAATGGCAAGCGCACCGGCCTCGCCGCCGTCCGCTTCGCTGTCGAAATGGCCAAGGAGCGCCTCATCACCTGGGAACAGGCCGTCAAGCGGGTTCCGGCCGATCAGCTCGACCAGGTTCTCGCCCCGGTCTTCGATGCCAAGGCCATCAAGAACGCCAAGCTGATCGCCAAGGGACTGCCGGCCGGACCGGGCGCCGCCACCGGCCGTATCTACTTCACTGCGGAACGGGCTGTCCTCGCCGCAGAAAAGAACGAAAAGGTGCTCCTCGTGCGCGTGGAAACCTCACCCGAGGATCTCCGCGGCATGATCGCGGCCGAAGGCATCCTGACCGCCCGCGGCGGTGTCTCCTCCCACGCCGCCCTCGTCGCCCGCCAGATGGGCAAGGTTTGCGTCTGCGGCGCGGCTGATCTCCAGATCAATTACGCGACCAAGACACTCACCGTCGGCGACCAAACCTTCAAGCAGGGGGATTTCATCTCGATTGATGGAACATCCGGATCCGTCTACGCCGGGGAGCTCGCCACCGCCCCATCGGAGATCGTCCAGGTCCTGATCAACAAGTCGCTCAAGCCCGCCAGGAGCCGCAGCTATCAGGACTTCGCTTCCCTCATGAAGTGGTGCGAAAAGGCCACCCGCATGAGTGTCCGCGCCAACGCCGACTCCCCGGAGCAGGTTGCCAACGCGGTCGCCTTTGGCGCCAAGGGCGTCGGCCTCTGCCGGACCGAGCACATGTTCTTCGAAGGGGACCGGATCGACGCGATGCGCGAAATGATCCTGGCGGAAACCACCGATGCCCGCAAAGCCGCCCTGGCCAAGCTCCTGCCCTACCAGCGCGAAGATTTCGTCGGCATGTTCAAGGAGCTCAAGGGCCTTCCGGCCACCATCCGTTTCCTCGATCCCCCACTCCACGAATTCCTCCCGCACGAAGGTGGGTTGATCAACGGACTCGCCAACAAACTTGGAGTCTCCTCAGAGACCATCTCCAAGCGCGTGGCGGAACTCCACGAGTTCAACCCCATGCTCGGCCATCGGGGCTGCCGTCTCGGCATCGTCTATCCGGAAATCTCGGAGATGCAGGCCCGCGCCGTCTTCGAGGCCGCGGCCATCGTCATGAAGAAGAAGATCAAGGTTAAGCCCGAGATCATGATTCCGCTGGTCGGTTTTCCCAAGGAACTCCAGGCCCAGCTTGAAGTGGTCCACCGGGTCGCCGCCGAGGTCTCCAAGGAGAAAAAGGTCAAGTTGACCTATCTCGTCGGAACGATGATCGAGATTCCCCGGGCCACCCTCGTGGCCGATGAGATTGCCAAGGATGCCCAGTTCTTCAGCTTCGGCACCAACGACCTGACCCAGACGACCCTCGGCATGAGCCGGGACGACTCGGGCTCGTTCCTGCCCTTCTATCAGGATAAGGAGATCGTCGCGAGCAACCCGTTCGCAAGCATCGATCAATCCGGCGTTGGCAGGCTCATGGAGTTCGCCGTCAAGGGCGGTCGTTCCACCCGCAAGGATATCAAGCTCGGCATCTGCGGCGAGCACGGAGGCGATCCCTCGAGCGTCAAGTTCTGCGATCGACTCGGACTCGATTACGTGAGCTGTTCGCCCTTCCGGGTGCCCGTTGCGCGCCTCGCAGCCGCCCAGGCGGCCCTCGCGGCCAAGGCGAAGTAA
- a CDS encoding sulfatase-like hydrolase/transferase, translating into MRRPNLIFILTDQQRWDTIGGWGYSHMFTPAVDSLVEGGLSFTNAHCPGATCVASRAAIFTGMYAHNTGAYAFKNWGHQPNWVEDLARVGYHCANIGKMHFIPRDVPGGFHERVVVENPTNRAAENGQPDDDWGKFLAANGLKRPNGRHRTDPQWKAKFQGVPWEWDERFHSDAFVGDSAANWIRRRPVSDQPFFLEVGFPGPHEPWDPPQSWVDRYADCVLPVPVDFPCTLEGRPPHHRATREHHAKTDHESRIAMPEAELEDVMRMRRHYYAKISFVDHQVGKVLSALEQAGHLENSIVVFASDHGEMLGDHGSAYKWLMFESVTRVPLVVRDFRMPTAGIRTDDLVSLIDLGPTFLDLAGIPVPTRLEGRSLRPYLTGEGIEPREAVFCEDNYLVMMRKSVDKIVHTIGASYGEYYRLDEDPGECCNLWDNPEWVERRKALQIELLDWLASSAYHNGGFKTGESVQGGGDYPIRWHADGDARLHGANFRPKGHRFH; encoded by the coding sequence ATGCGTCGTCCCAATCTCATCTTCATCCTGACTGACCAGCAACGCTGGGACACGATCGGTGGGTGGGGATATTCCCATATGTTCACGCCCGCGGTCGATTCGCTGGTTGAGGGTGGACTGTCCTTCACCAATGCGCATTGCCCGGGAGCGACCTGTGTGGCTTCTCGTGCGGCGATCTTCACCGGCATGTATGCCCACAATACGGGCGCTTACGCTTTCAAGAATTGGGGGCACCAGCCGAACTGGGTCGAGGATCTCGCTCGCGTCGGCTACCATTGCGCCAACATCGGCAAGATGCACTTCATCCCGCGCGACGTGCCGGGCGGCTTTCATGAACGGGTCGTCGTGGAGAATCCGACCAATCGCGCGGCCGAAAACGGTCAGCCCGATGATGATTGGGGAAAGTTTCTCGCCGCGAACGGACTGAAGCGCCCCAACGGACGCCACCGAACCGATCCGCAGTGGAAGGCGAAATTCCAAGGGGTGCCCTGGGAGTGGGATGAGCGTTTTCACAGCGACGCCTTTGTCGGCGACTCGGCGGCGAATTGGATCCGGAGACGGCCGGTTTCGGATCAGCCCTTTTTCCTCGAGGTCGGCTTTCCCGGTCCCCACGAGCCCTGGGATCCACCGCAGTCCTGGGTTGACCGGTACGCGGACTGTGTCCTGCCGGTTCCGGTCGATTTTCCGTGCACCCTGGAGGGTCGCCCCCCTCATCATAGGGCGACCAGGGAACACCATGCCAAGACCGACCACGAATCCCGTATTGCCATGCCGGAGGCTGAACTGGAGGACGTGATGCGGATGCGGCGGCACTATTATGCCAAGATCTCCTTTGTTGACCACCAGGTGGGCAAGGTTTTGTCGGCCCTCGAGCAAGCTGGTCATCTGGAAAACTCAATCGTTGTCTTTGCCTCGGATCATGGGGAGATGCTTGGTGATCATGGCTCGGCCTACAAGTGGCTGATGTTCGAGTCGGTGACCCGGGTGCCTTTGGTGGTCAGGGATTTTCGAATGCCGACTGCCGGGATCCGCACCGATGATCTGGTTTCGCTGATCGATCTTGGGCCGACATTCCTCGACCTGGCCGGGATTCCCGTGCCGACGCGATTGGAGGGGCGCTCGCTGCGACCCTACCTTACGGGGGAAGGTATCGAACCCAGGGAGGCTGTCTTCTGCGAGGACAACTACCTCGTCATGATGCGCAAGTCGGTTGACAAGATCGTTCATACGATCGGCGCATCCTACGGTGAGTATTACCGGCTGGACGAGGATCCCGGGGAATGCTGCAACCTCTGGGATAATCCGGAATGGGTCGAACGGCGAAAGGCCCTCCAGATCGAGCTGTTGGATTGGCTGGCTTCCAGCGCCTACCACAACGGAGGTTTCAAGACAGGTGAATCCGTCCAGGGAGGTGGCGATTACCCCATCCGCTGGCATGCCGACGGCGACGCCCGACTCCACGGAGCGAATTTCCGCCCGAAGGGGCATCGCTTTCACTGA
- a CDS encoding TRAP transporter TatT component family protein produces the protein MVAVILSGSMTGCSVKKMSVNMIGNALAGGGTTFASDNDPELIKAAVPFSLKLMESLLAESPEHEGLLFATASGFTQYSYAFVQQDADELEDVDLAAALELRARARRLYIRGRDYGLRGLEARHRGFAAALATDPEGTVRLAEVDDVPLLYWSAVSWAAAISVSKDDPDLIADLPQVEALIDRAMVLDEAFDFGAIHSFLITYEMSRPDGQGDPTRRSRAQFARAVELSGGGLAGPYVSLAEAVTVQEQDREEFESLLAHALSIDPDARPEWRLVNLIMQRRARWLLSRSDSLFL, from the coding sequence TTGGTCGCCGTAATCCTCAGCGGTTCGATGACGGGCTGTTCGGTCAAGAAGATGTCGGTCAACATGATCGGCAATGCCCTGGCGGGAGGGGGGACGACTTTTGCCTCCGACAATGACCCGGAATTGATCAAGGCGGCCGTGCCTTTCAGTCTGAAACTGATGGAGAGCCTTCTGGCCGAGAGTCCGGAACACGAGGGCCTGCTCTTTGCCACGGCCAGTGGCTTCACCCAATACAGCTACGCGTTCGTGCAGCAGGATGCGGACGAGCTTGAGGACGTTGACCTGGCGGCCGCCCTCGAGCTTCGGGCCCGGGCCCGGCGCCTTTACATCCGGGGTCGGGATTATGGATTGCGTGGTCTGGAGGCACGACACCGGGGTTTTGCCGCAGCACTCGCCACGGATCCGGAGGGAACGGTCCGGCTCGCCGAGGTGGATGATGTGCCGCTGCTCTACTGGTCGGCCGTTTCCTGGGCCGCCGCCATTTCGGTCTCCAAGGATGATCCGGATCTGATCGCGGATCTGCCCCAGGTCGAGGCGCTGATCGACCGCGCCATGGTCCTGGACGAAGCGTTCGATTTCGGAGCGATCCACTCCTTTCTGATCACTTATGAAATGAGCCGGCCGGACGGGCAGGGCGACCCGACAAGACGGTCTCGTGCGCAGTTTGCCCGTGCGGTTGAACTCTCGGGCGGAGGGCTGGCCGGACCCTATGTGTCCCTGGCGGAGGCGGTCACGGTCCAGGAACAGGATCGGGAGGAATTCGAATCCCTCCTGGCCCATGCCCTGTCGATCGACCCGGATGCGCGGCCGGAGTGGCGCCTGGTCAATCTGATCATGCAGAGACGCGCGCGCTGGCTGCTGTCCCGGAGCGACTCACTCTTTCTGTAG